ATACAATTCAGGAATCTCCGGAACATCACTTTGTACGTAAATAGATGCTTTTTCAGGATCGATACCGCAAGCAAGATATTCGGCTAAAACGTGTTTTACTTTTTGGTGAAGATCTGCAGGGTTCGGATGTGTAGTCAAGGAATGCCAATCAGCAATAAAGAAAAAACAATTGTTGTCGTTTTGCATCTGCACAAAATTCTTTACCGCTCCGAAATAGTTTCCCAGGTGTAAATTACCCGTAGATCGAATTCCACTAACTACTGTATCCATGATCTGATTCATTAATTGCTCAAATATCGAGCTGTTTATACTTAAAAAAATTATCTCGCAAAATTATGAAACCTATCGGATAAATAAAATAGCAAGGCACATTTCTGTTGCTCATTGTAAAGTTTTGTGCGTTTGTAATTTCCTTATTTTGTGAATTTGGGATTTGGAGCTTGTCGATTGGAGGTTTTATGCCAATGCTTGCATGCTAAGCCATGTCCAAACAAGGTACCGGCATAATTTTCCAGCTGCCATAAACAAAGCCATCCAATAAGGATTTGTTTTTAATAAGCCCAAACCCAAAGGAATTATATCGCCAATAAAGGGCAGAAAAGCAAAAAAAGCAATTGCATTTCCTTTGTTTTGCAGATAGATTCTCGACTTTTCGGCTTTTTCTTTTTTTACGCGAAGCAATTTTTCTATCCATTCCCACTTGCCCAGATATCCTAAATAATAACTGCTAAGTCCGCCCAACCAGTTTCCTAAAGTTGCAATTCCAACGGTTATACTAATATCAAAACCCGAATACAAACAAAGGCTTACTATGGCTTCCGAGCTAAAAGGTAAAATAGTGGCAGCTAAAAAACAGGCCATAAATAAACCCCAGTATCCATATTCTATCCATTCTGCCATTCTGCAAATGTAGATATTCAATTAAGAATTAGAAATGATGAATTAGTAATTGTGTTTTTTTATTTAAGAATTTCCATAATAATATTATCCCTAATAGTTTTTTATATGAAAAAATCATCACGAATTTAAATGTTTGCTATGCAGATATATTTGTGTTTAATTGTTATGTTTGATCAGTCATAAAATCAATATATTAGGACAAATTAGAAATGTTATCGACTTTCTTGTGTATAAACGAAATTATTCGTGAATTCGTGCTTCAATTTTAGGAGGAATTATTCATTTATATTTTGCAATTAGATGTTCAGTAATTCATTTACTCATTCATACATTAACTCTTTTACTTCAACCTTATTCACTATAATTCTACTATCTTTGTAAAAAAATAGAAGAGTATATATGGAAAGTACAAGACAAAGCAAGGTTTCAAGATTATTACAAAAGGATTTAGGAGAGATTTTTCAGGTTGAATCACGTAATCTTTTCGGAGGAATGATGATATCGGTTACAACCGTTCGAATAAGTCCCGATTTGGGCTTGGCTAAAGTATATCTAAGCATTTTCCCATCCGATAAATCGGAAGAAACACTTCAGGTAATTAAAATGAGTTCGAAAAATATAAGAAGAATTTTAGGTCGCAGAGTTGGTAAACAACTTCGTATTGTTCCCGAATTGGCTTTCTTTATTGATGATTCTTTGGACTACATTGAAAATTTAGATAACCTATTGTCATAATTTATCATTAATTTGAA
This genomic interval from uncultured Marinifilum sp. contains the following:
- a CDS encoding VTT domain-containing protein, with the protein product MAEWIEYGYWGLFMACFLAATILPFSSEAIVSLCLYSGFDISITVGIATLGNWLGGLSSYYLGYLGKWEWIEKLLRVKKEKAEKSRIYLQNKGNAIAFFAFLPFIGDIIPLGLGLLKTNPYWMALFMAAGKLCRYLVWTWLSMQALA
- the rbfA gene encoding 30S ribosome-binding factor RbfA, with translation MESTRQSKVSRLLQKDLGEIFQVESRNLFGGMMISVTTVRISPDLGLAKVYLSIFPSDKSEETLQVIKMSSKNIRRILGRRVGKQLRIVPELAFFIDDSLDYIENLDNLLS